The region CTATGATGTGCTTGTGGTTGCTTCTAATGGTCTTGTGTGCCTCTATTATGCGTATCGAGGCGTTGGACGCTACATACATAAGTTGGTTATTTGGAATCCTTCGATTAGAAAAACATTGATGGTACCTGAACCTACTTCTCGTCTTCTTGGTATGAATTCTGCAAATTTACTTGGGTTCGGGTTTGATTCAAGAACCAACGATTACAAATTATTGTTGGCTCGGTTCACGGAGAACTCTATTAATATCAAGGATATGGTTCTCTATTCACTAAACTCTAAttcttggaaaaaaaattactaatgtTGCTCTCAAGTACAGGAATGATATATATTGGATGACAACTCCAGCTTT is a window of Mercurialis annua linkage group LG2, ddMerAnnu1.2, whole genome shotgun sequence DNA encoding:
- the LOC126669070 gene encoding F-box protein At3g07870-like, with protein sequence MKKVKSCEYLPEEVVVQILSKLPVKSILKCTCVCRLWNSIIKSPDFISTFSSNKHHPYILLLHSHSYNHQFSMRFDNKDFDEYLTLQPLLHPASNVYDVLVVASNGLVCLYYAYRGVGRYIHKLVIWNPSIRKTLMVPEPTSRLLGMNSANLLGFGFDSRTNDYKLLLARFTENSINIKDMVLYSLNSNSWKKNY